In Corynebacterium aquatimens, one genomic interval encodes:
- a CDS encoding lipase family protein, giving the protein MKSLRFSRGVAAAVAVISLALGAAAPAGAGAPSPAGAPASAGAPAHFPQPAPGSNAKHGYDAFYDAPVAPAKLTKPGTLLRQQNAPNLLNITGKQQLPGSARRILYTSTTVDGKIVPVSGFVIEPAVKWNGAGPTPTVVFGPGTRGAGDACAPSRGPLLLGQYDPKARALGINYEMPNYVAASSMGMRVVVTDYIGLGTPGPHTYVLHTEEGHAMLDAARAVTPRGNPVAFWGYSQGGGAAAAAAEMHKTYAPELNVKGTYAGAPPADLVKTMKGVDNSAILAVLGYAVAGVVDRYPQYRASVERNLSPSGREFLQKTSNTCIPDDIVRWGLRDTRAFTTTGQTLSEALLSNKEVVKLLDSQKLGRRKPSAPIMVSTGGSDDLVPSAQVVQLARDHCSLGANVALTNDGLPPLAPRYGPDHATGMFTQAVPSLLWLKDRFNGVPSRSNCGTF; this is encoded by the coding sequence ATGAAATCCCTCCGGTTCTCCCGCGGTGTCGCTGCTGCTGTCGCCGTGATCAGCCTGGCTCTTGGCGCGGCGGCTCCCGCCGGCGCGGGTGCTCCCTCTCCCGCCGGCGCTCCAGCCAGCGCAGGCGCTCCCGCCCACTTCCCCCAGCCTGCGCCCGGTTCCAATGCCAAGCACGGCTACGACGCCTTCTACGATGCCCCCGTTGCACCCGCCAAGCTGACCAAGCCCGGCACGCTTCTGCGACAGCAGAACGCCCCGAACCTGCTCAACATCACCGGGAAGCAACAGCTGCCAGGCTCTGCGCGCCGGATTCTCTACACATCCACCACCGTTGACGGAAAGATCGTGCCGGTGTCCGGCTTCGTCATCGAGCCCGCGGTGAAGTGGAACGGCGCTGGTCCGACACCGACCGTCGTGTTCGGCCCTGGCACCCGCGGCGCAGGGGACGCATGCGCGCCGTCACGGGGCCCGCTCCTGCTCGGACAGTACGATCCGAAAGCTCGGGCGCTAGGGATCAACTACGAGATGCCCAACTACGTCGCCGCATCTTCGATGGGTATGCGCGTCGTGGTCACTGATTACATCGGTCTGGGCACCCCGGGGCCGCACACGTACGTGCTCCACACCGAAGAAGGCCACGCGATGCTCGACGCCGCACGCGCCGTAACCCCACGGGGCAACCCCGTAGCGTTTTGGGGATACTCCCAAGGCGGCGGCGCCGCCGCTGCGGCAGCTGAGATGCACAAGACCTACGCCCCAGAGCTCAACGTGAAGGGAACGTATGCGGGTGCTCCCCCGGCTGACCTTGTGAAAACCATGAAGGGCGTGGACAACTCTGCGATCCTGGCCGTGCTCGGATACGCCGTCGCCGGAGTTGTCGACCGCTACCCTCAGTACCGCGCATCCGTCGAGCGAAACCTCTCCCCGAGCGGCCGCGAATTCCTTCAGAAAACCTCAAACACCTGCATCCCCGACGACATTGTGCGCTGGGGTCTTCGCGACACGCGCGCCTTCACCACCACCGGCCAGACGCTCAGCGAAGCTCTCCTGTCCAATAAGGAGGTTGTCAAACTCCTGGATTCCCAAAAACTTGGCCGCCGCAAACCATCGGCGCCAATCATGGTGAGCACCGGTGGCAGCGATGACCTTGTCCCTTCCGCCCAGGTTGTCCAACTAGCGCGCGATCACTGCTCGCTCGGCGCCAACGTTGCACTCACCAACGATGGACTCCCGCCGCTAGCGCCACGATATGGTCCCGACCACGCCACCGGCATGTTCACGCAAGCGGTGCCGTCGTTGCTCTGGCTCAAAGACCGCTTCAATGGCGTCCCATCGCGATCAAACTGCGGTACGTTCTAA
- a CDS encoding A/G-specific adenine glycosylase encodes MVTIVARIVIEPAGITQWFRIHARDLPWRRAGTTPWGVLLSEIMSHQTPVARVAPIWEEWIDRWPTPRALAAAPTDEVLRAWGTLGYPRRALRLKECAQSLVDDHSGTVPSDVDSLLRLPGIGDYTARAVACFAYGINVPVVDVNVRRVYTRAVKGRPIAQPRKAEFAEIAALLPDEGGPEFSAGLMELGALVCTAVNPACDTCPLLQSCEWVARGRPEPSAEEMVKKKVQKFVGTDRQVRGLIMKSLREASGPIPQSTIDVLWPDNVQLTRALYTLLDDGLAVQDERGYFHLPR; translated from the coding sequence ATGGTCACTATTGTTGCACGTATTGTGATTGAACCTGCCGGAATTACTCAATGGTTTCGCATTCATGCCCGCGACTTGCCGTGGCGGCGGGCGGGTACCACCCCGTGGGGTGTGCTGCTTTCAGAGATCATGAGCCATCAAACGCCCGTCGCACGCGTTGCGCCGATCTGGGAAGAGTGGATTGATCGCTGGCCAACGCCGCGCGCGCTCGCGGCGGCACCCACTGATGAAGTCCTGCGCGCGTGGGGCACCCTCGGCTACCCGCGCCGCGCCCTGCGCCTCAAGGAGTGCGCGCAATCGCTTGTCGACGACCACAGCGGCACCGTCCCCTCCGACGTCGATTCCCTGCTGCGTCTGCCAGGGATTGGGGACTATACCGCCCGGGCCGTGGCGTGTTTTGCCTACGGAATCAACGTGCCGGTGGTTGATGTGAATGTTCGAAGGGTCTACACGCGTGCGGTGAAAGGCCGGCCGATAGCGCAGCCGCGAAAAGCCGAATTCGCCGAAATCGCGGCACTGCTGCCGGACGAAGGCGGCCCAGAGTTCTCCGCCGGCCTGATGGAACTCGGCGCGCTGGTGTGCACTGCCGTAAACCCAGCGTGTGACACATGCCCGCTGCTGCAGTCGTGCGAATGGGTCGCTCGAGGGCGCCCCGAACCTAGCGCCGAAGAGATGGTGAAAAAGAAGGTCCAGAAGTTTGTGGGCACCGACCGTCAAGTACGCGGGCTGATCATGAAGAGCCTGCGCGAGGCGTCCGGGCCGATTCCGCAGAGCACCATCGACGTTCTGTGGCCCGATAACGTGCAGCTCACGCGCGCGCTTTACACCCTGCTAGACGACGGTCTCGCGGTCCAGGATGAACGGGGTTACTTCCACTTACCGCGGTAG
- the disA gene encoding DNA integrity scanning diadenylate cyclase DisA, translating to MTEGQPHSVRNTAVLRETLVRLAPGTALRDGLERIKRGHTGGLIVLGSGPEVTEICDGGIEFDVPFGATLLRELSKMDGAVVLSDDGSRIHRANVQLVPSPTFPTSETGTRHRAAERTALQTGVPVVSVSASMNIVTVFAGGVRHVIEEPGMLMTRARQALATIEQYRSRLDKANQRLFVAEMNSYAAVEDVLHVLQRELMLQRAARDMDDQIIELGTEARQLRIQLTELRGTIDEDIEMLVCDYLVADGVPEKEHVDAAIAALMTLPDSELLNTAALARPLGLPATEENLMQAVTPRGYRALNRVPRVQKFLIDHIVAAFGDLNTILSASTEDFAQAENVSPLWGRHIYEGLRRLN from the coding sequence ATGACTGAGGGACAACCGCATTCCGTCCGCAATACTGCAGTTCTGCGCGAAACGTTGGTTCGGCTCGCGCCAGGTACCGCCCTGCGTGATGGGCTCGAACGCATCAAGCGCGGCCACACCGGCGGCCTGATCGTGCTGGGTTCCGGCCCAGAGGTCACGGAGATCTGCGACGGCGGCATTGAGTTTGACGTGCCGTTCGGCGCGACGCTGCTGCGTGAGCTGTCCAAGATGGACGGAGCAGTCGTGCTTTCCGACGATGGGTCGCGCATCCACCGCGCCAACGTCCAACTCGTGCCCTCCCCTACCTTCCCCACCTCCGAAACCGGTACGCGCCACCGCGCCGCCGAACGCACGGCGCTGCAAACCGGCGTGCCCGTGGTGTCGGTGTCGGCGTCGATGAACATCGTGACGGTGTTCGCGGGCGGGGTGCGCCACGTCATCGAGGAACCCGGGATGCTGATGACCCGTGCGCGCCAGGCGTTGGCGACGATTGAGCAGTACCGCTCCCGCCTAGACAAAGCCAACCAGCGCCTGTTCGTCGCTGAAATGAACTCTTACGCCGCGGTGGAAGACGTGCTGCACGTTCTGCAGCGCGAGCTAATGCTGCAGCGCGCAGCCCGCGACATGGATGACCAAATCATTGAGCTGGGCACCGAAGCCCGCCAGCTGCGCATCCAGCTCACTGAGCTCCGCGGCACCATCGATGAGGACATTGAGATGCTGGTCTGCGACTACCTCGTGGCCGACGGGGTGCCGGAGAAGGAACACGTAGACGCCGCGATCGCGGCACTGATGACCCTGCCGGATTCAGAGCTGCTGAACACCGCGGCGCTCGCCCGCCCTCTGGGGCTGCCAGCCACGGAGGAAAACCTTATGCAAGCAGTCACGCCGCGCGGCTACCGCGCGCTTAACCGCGTGCCCCGCGTGCAGAAATTCCTGATCGACCACATCGTCGCGGCTTTCGGCGACCTAAACACCATCTTGTCCGCCAGCACGGAAGATTTCGCGCAGGCAGAAAATGTCTCGCCCCTGTGGGGGCGCCACATTTATGAGGGCTTGCGCCGCCTGAACTAG
- a CDS encoding lipase family protein, with protein sequence MAASSLSSISEGSSNHAGAHAAVPQRPGELIVREKVGGSHGERIRYSTTNERGQIVPVTGAIYDHAHPKGTVVIAPGTRGMGDQCAPSAGSSMLGGINGSSVNINYEAPFAESLWRRGYRVVVTDYIGLGTPGAHTYLNRIDQGHAVIDAARAVVAPGEKVVFYGYSQGGGASAAAAELHAAYAPELNVVGTFSGAAPADPLAVLEQGNDSLAGVAAFVIASYAYSYPEFAAAIGEHATLEAWRHLEAVASACVIEGSLSSGDFASMTRTGRAMTDIARNDPRVREALVRNKLGTVPLSAPMLVLASPQDTIVPFEQTKQMARDYCALGSTVEFRSVPVSEELTRRGISHAVPLIAETEAIAAWVDDRFAGKPPAQVCPA encoded by the coding sequence ATGGCGGCGTCAAGTCTGTCGTCGATAAGCGAGGGCTCCTCGAACCACGCAGGTGCGCACGCCGCCGTGCCGCAGCGACCCGGTGAGCTCATCGTGCGTGAAAAAGTCGGGGGTTCACACGGCGAACGCATTCGCTACTCGACGACGAACGAGCGCGGACAGATCGTCCCCGTAACCGGCGCGATCTACGACCACGCTCACCCCAAGGGCACCGTGGTGATCGCGCCTGGCACCCGCGGGATGGGCGATCAATGCGCACCGAGCGCGGGCTCGTCAATGTTGGGCGGCATCAACGGCTCATCGGTGAACATTAACTACGAAGCACCTTTCGCCGAAAGCCTCTGGCGGCGCGGCTACCGCGTCGTGGTGACCGACTACATCGGCCTAGGCACCCCCGGCGCACACACATACCTCAACCGGATCGACCAAGGCCACGCCGTCATCGACGCTGCGCGCGCAGTGGTAGCGCCGGGTGAGAAAGTGGTGTTCTACGGCTACTCACAAGGCGGAGGAGCCTCTGCGGCAGCCGCGGAACTGCACGCGGCCTACGCGCCCGAACTCAATGTCGTAGGCACCTTCTCCGGAGCGGCGCCCGCGGACCCGCTGGCGGTGCTGGAGCAAGGAAACGACTCCCTAGCCGGTGTCGCAGCCTTTGTGATTGCTAGCTACGCGTATTCCTACCCGGAGTTCGCCGCTGCCATCGGTGAGCACGCCACCTTGGAAGCCTGGCGCCACCTCGAGGCCGTCGCGAGCGCCTGCGTCATTGAAGGCTCACTGTCATCCGGCGACTTCGCTTCCATGACCCGCACCGGCCGCGCAATGACAGACATCGCACGCAACGATCCCCGCGTCCGCGAGGCGCTGGTGCGCAACAAGCTTGGAACCGTACCGCTAAGCGCGCCGATGTTGGTGCTGGCCAGCCCGCAGGACACCATCGTGCCGTTTGAGCAGACGAAGCAAATGGCGCGGGACTACTGCGCGTTGGGCTCCACCGTAGAATTCCGCTCGGTGCCCGTGTCGGAGGAGCTCACACGGCGGGGGATCAGCCACGCCGTGCCGCTCATCGCGGAGACCGAGGCGATCGCCGCGTGGGTCGACGACCGCTTCGCGGGAAAGCCACCGGCGCAAGTCTGCCCGGCCTAG
- the radA gene encoding DNA repair protein RadA yields the protein MAKQKTIHTCTECNYSSPKWLGRCPECGSWGTLHESVAVGPAGGSSSSGGSSLGRGEVTALTPSSPAQPITRVDAAVAVREPSGIGELDRVLGSGVVPGSVVLLAGEPGVGKSTLLLEVASRWAATGDRTVLYVTAEESAAQVRGRAERTGGLHPKLLLAAESNLDVVFGHVAASKPSLLIVDSVQTMHAPGVEGVAGGVAQSRAVTAALTSLAKSTNLPVMLVGHVTKDGNVAGPRVLEHLVDVVLNFEGDRQSSLRMLRGIKNRFGATDEVGCFEQTADGIREVPDPSGLFLSHRGSTPDGSAVTVAMDGVRPMLAEVQALTVEPVNKSPRRVVTGLDFNRVPMVLAVLQARCGQRTNDKDAYVATVGGVKITETATDLAVALATWSSLHEQPLPEKTVVVGEVGLAGELRQVPNVKRRLAEAKRLGYDKAIVPASRSSADAITIEGMKVVEAATLSAAIEAAATLGSKQTQGR from the coding sequence ATGGCAAAGCAGAAGACGATTCACACCTGCACCGAATGCAATTACTCCTCGCCCAAATGGCTGGGGCGGTGCCCGGAATGCGGTTCATGGGGAACGCTGCATGAGTCGGTGGCTGTTGGGCCGGCAGGGGGATCGTCGTCAAGCGGGGGCTCTTCTTTGGGCCGCGGTGAGGTAACCGCGCTGACTCCCTCTTCCCCCGCGCAGCCCATCACGCGCGTGGATGCGGCAGTAGCCGTGCGGGAGCCGTCTGGCATCGGGGAATTAGATCGCGTGCTGGGATCTGGGGTCGTCCCGGGGTCCGTGGTGCTGCTGGCAGGAGAACCCGGCGTGGGCAAGTCGACGCTGCTCCTAGAAGTGGCCAGCAGGTGGGCAGCAACGGGCGACAGGACGGTGCTCTACGTCACCGCGGAGGAATCCGCCGCCCAAGTACGCGGACGCGCGGAGCGCACGGGTGGCCTGCACCCGAAGCTCCTGCTGGCAGCCGAATCGAATTTGGATGTGGTCTTCGGCCACGTGGCGGCATCAAAACCGTCCCTTCTGATCGTGGATTCTGTGCAGACGATGCACGCCCCCGGGGTCGAAGGGGTCGCGGGCGGTGTGGCGCAATCACGAGCGGTCACCGCGGCGCTGACGTCACTGGCGAAGAGCACCAACCTTCCCGTGATGCTGGTAGGCCACGTGACCAAGGATGGAAACGTGGCCGGACCGCGGGTGCTGGAGCACCTGGTCGACGTTGTGCTGAACTTCGAAGGCGACAGGCAATCCAGCCTGCGGATGCTGCGTGGAATCAAGAACCGGTTCGGGGCAACTGATGAGGTGGGGTGTTTTGAGCAAACCGCGGACGGGATCCGGGAGGTGCCTGACCCGTCGGGGCTGTTTCTCTCCCACCGCGGTTCCACGCCGGACGGCTCCGCGGTGACGGTGGCCATGGACGGGGTGCGGCCGATGCTCGCGGAGGTCCAGGCCCTTACTGTGGAGCCGGTAAACAAGTCGCCGCGCAGGGTCGTGACGGGGTTGGACTTCAACCGGGTACCCATGGTTTTGGCGGTGCTGCAAGCGCGCTGCGGACAACGCACCAATGACAAAGACGCCTACGTGGCCACCGTCGGAGGGGTGAAAATCACAGAAACCGCGACCGATCTGGCCGTGGCGTTAGCTACCTGGTCGAGCTTGCACGAGCAGCCGCTACCGGAAAAGACGGTGGTTGTGGGCGAGGTTGGGTTGGCCGGGGAGCTTCGGCAAGTGCCCAACGTTAAGCGTCGACTCGCAGAAGCCAAACGCCTGGGCTATGACAAAGCGATTGTGCCCGCCTCGCGGAGTTCCGCCGATGCCATCACCATCGAGGGCATGAAGGTTGTGGAGGCCGCCACGCTGTCCGCGGCGATTGAGGCCGCCGCCACGCTTGGGAGCAAGCAGACCCAAGGGCGCTAG
- a CDS encoding carbonic anhydrase, with protein sequence MPYRTVPRQAWDHLIAGNERFATDSPQRPNASHDRREELRKGQAPFAAVLACSDSRVPVELLFDAGLGDLFVVRTAGGTVDAAVSGSLQFAVKSLGVSLIVVLSHESCGAVAAAMNSFQKGNIPKDLQRVFVEKIAPSVIQAKSEGHLDPAGVEATHAKVTAEHIIARIPELAEGLVSGDVGVVAARYRLEDGRVTSVEEHFGI encoded by the coding sequence ATGCCGTACCGCACAGTCCCCAGGCAGGCGTGGGACCACCTCATAGCGGGCAATGAACGCTTCGCTACAGACTCCCCCCAGCGCCCAAACGCCAGCCATGATCGCAGGGAAGAGCTCCGCAAGGGGCAGGCACCGTTTGCCGCTGTTTTGGCGTGCTCAGACTCGCGTGTGCCCGTCGAATTGCTTTTCGACGCTGGGTTGGGCGACCTCTTCGTCGTTCGCACCGCGGGGGGAACGGTGGATGCGGCGGTGTCCGGTTCGCTGCAGTTCGCGGTGAAGTCGCTGGGTGTCTCCCTCATCGTCGTGCTCAGCCACGAAAGCTGCGGCGCGGTTGCCGCCGCGATGAACTCCTTCCAGAAAGGAAACATCCCGAAGGATCTGCAGAGGGTCTTCGTGGAAAAGATCGCCCCGTCCGTCATTCAAGCGAAGTCTGAGGGGCACTTGGACCCCGCCGGGGTGGAGGCCACGCACGCGAAGGTGACCGCGGAACACATCATCGCTCGCATCCCGGAACTCGCCGAGGGCCTTGTCAGCGGGGATGTCGGGGTGGTGGCTGCGAGATACCGTCTTGAGGACGGCCGTGTCACCAGCGTTGAAGAGCACTTCGGGATCTAA
- a CDS encoding DUF4236 domain-containing protein, which yields MGVYYRQKKKIGKNSWLNFSKSGASASTKVGPVTVNSRGGVWVNLPGGMTYRGKWK from the coding sequence ATGGGTGTTTACTACAGGCAGAAGAAAAAGATTGGGAAGAATTCGTGGCTGAACTTCTCCAAGTCGGGTGCCTCGGCCTCGACGAAGGTCGGTCCGGTCACCGTCAACTCCCGCGGCGGCGTGTGGGTGAACCTTCCCGGCGGGATGACCTACCGCGGTAAGTGGAAGTAA